One region of Streptomyces leeuwenhoekii genomic DNA includes:
- the chpE gene encoding chaplin ChpE — protein MKNLKKAAAVTMAAGGLLAAGAGAASATGGAHADGLAAGSPGVASGNVVQVPVHVPVNAVGNSVNVIGVLNPAFGNLGLNR, from the coding sequence GTGAAGAACCTGAAGAAGGCAGCGGCCGTGACGATGGCGGCCGGCGGGCTGCTCGCCGCCGGCGCCGGCGCTGCCTCCGCCACCGGCGGCGCCCACGCCGATGGCCTGGCCGCGGGCTCGCCGGGCGTCGCCTCCGGCAACGTCGTCCAGGTGCCGGTGCACGTCCCGGTGAACGCGGTCGGCAACAGCGTGAACGTCATCGGTGTGCTGAACCCCGCCTTCGGCAACCTCGGCCTCAACCGCTGA
- a CDS encoding response regulator gives MADAIKVLLVDDHQVVRRGLRTFLEVQDDIEVVGEAADGAEGVERAEALKPDVILMDVKMPGMDGVAALRRLRELGNTARVLVVTSFTEQRTVVPALRAGAAGYVYKDIDPDALAGAIRSVHAGHVLLQPEVADALLSREEGGAGQGRAGALTDREREVLGLIADGRSNREIARALVLSEKTVKTHVSNILMKLDLADRTQAALWAVRHGLTG, from the coding sequence GTGGCTGACGCGATCAAGGTGCTCCTCGTCGACGACCACCAGGTGGTGCGCCGGGGCCTGCGCACCTTCCTGGAGGTACAGGACGACATAGAGGTCGTGGGCGAGGCCGCGGACGGCGCCGAGGGCGTCGAGCGCGCCGAGGCACTGAAACCCGACGTGATCCTCATGGACGTCAAGATGCCGGGCATGGACGGCGTGGCGGCCCTGCGCAGACTGCGCGAACTGGGCAATACCGCGCGCGTCCTGGTCGTCACCAGCTTCACCGAGCAGCGCACCGTCGTCCCGGCCCTGCGGGCGGGCGCCGCCGGATACGTCTACAAGGACATCGACCCCGACGCGCTCGCCGGCGCCATCCGCTCCGTGCACGCGGGGCACGTCCTGCTCCAGCCAGAGGTCGCGGACGCCCTGCTCTCCCGGGAGGAGGGCGGTGCCGGCCAGGGCAGGGCGGGTGCGCTCACGGACCGGGAGCGCGAGGTGCTCGGCCTGATCGCGGACGGCCGCTCCAACCGGGAGATCGCTCGCGCGCTGGTCCTGTCCGAGAAGACCGTGAAGACGCACGTCTCGAACATCCTGATGAAACTCGACCTCGCGGACCGCACCCAGGCCGCCCTGTGGGCCGTACGGCACGGACTGACCGGCTGA